A single Actinomadura algeriensis DNA region contains:
- a CDS encoding AtpZ/AtpI family protein codes for MSEQKRRPEDGQQEFADAAWSVPSYLLSGMAIWGGLGWLLAKWTGLAWITPIGLVIGVVLAIYLVYVKYGRHPA; via the coding sequence ATGAGCGAGCAGAAGCGTCGGCCGGAGGACGGTCAACAGGAATTCGCCGACGCCGCCTGGTCCGTGCCCAGCTACCTCCTGTCCGGGATGGCCATCTGGGGTGGGCTCGGATGGCTGCTGGCCAAGTGGACGGGACTGGCGTGGATCACGCCGATCGGCCTGGTCATCGGCGTCGTGCTCGCCATCTATCTGGTCTACGTGAAGTACGGTCGCCATCCTGCCTGA
- the atpB gene encoding F0F1 ATP synthase subunit A codes for MNAQTVLASTGGGEFQAPGPEIFEFPPLFAGGPEWLTKPVLFAVVGALVVCVFCWSAFAKPKLVPRGVQNVGELGYIFVRDQIARPFLGKNTERWMPLLMSVFLLVWVWNIFAVVPVIQFPITSHIAFPAVLAIFIYFIKVYLGMKHQGPVKYFTNLIPQGLPKPVYFLLVPIEYLSTFILAPFTHAVRLFANMFAGHMILAFFSLVGFWFLIEKPTALGFGVGIIGVIVTIVMTAFELLIQFLQAFLFTMLAAMYIQSGLEADH; via the coding sequence GTGAACGCGCAGACGGTCCTCGCCTCCACCGGTGGGGGGGAGTTCCAGGCCCCGGGGCCTGAGATCTTCGAATTCCCGCCCCTGTTCGCCGGCGGCCCCGAGTGGCTCACCAAGCCGGTGCTGTTCGCCGTCGTCGGCGCACTGGTCGTCTGCGTCTTCTGCTGGAGCGCGTTCGCCAAGCCGAAGCTGGTGCCGCGGGGCGTCCAGAACGTCGGTGAGCTGGGCTACATATTCGTGCGCGACCAGATCGCCCGCCCGTTCCTGGGCAAGAACACCGAGCGGTGGATGCCGCTGCTCATGTCGGTGTTCCTGCTGGTCTGGGTCTGGAACATCTTCGCGGTCGTCCCGGTGATCCAGTTCCCGATCACCTCGCACATCGCGTTCCCGGCCGTGCTGGCGATCTTCATCTACTTCATCAAGGTCTACCTGGGCATGAAGCACCAGGGACCGGTCAAGTACTTCACGAACCTGATCCCCCAGGGCCTGCCGAAGCCCGTCTACTTCCTGCTGGTGCCGATCGAGTACCTGTCGACCTTCATCCTGGCGCCCTTCACCCACGCGGTGCGGCTGTTCGCCAACATGTTCGCGGGTCACATGATCCTGGCGTTCTTCAGCCTCGTCGGCTTCTGGTTCCTGATCGAGAAGCCCACGGCCCTCGGCTTCGGGGTGGGCATCATCGGCGTGATCGTCACCATCGTCATGACCGCGTTCGAGCTGCTCATCCAGTTCCTGCAGGCGTTCCTGTTCACGATGCTGGCCGCCATGTACATCCAGAGCGGACTGGAAGCCGACCACTAA
- a CDS encoding F0F1 ATP synthase subunit B: MITATSVLAAEENNPLLPHSYELVVGIFSFLVVLIVVGKILTPRIQQTLDERSRTIQEGLDEAAKAKADAARMLEEYKAREKKAAVEASDARRKAEEQAAAIVAEAKERAQVEAGRIAEAAKAEIEAERQQALAALRAEIGTLSVDLAGRVVGESLEDSARQSRVVDRFLEELEDRARTQEQITS, translated from the coding sequence ATGATCACAGCGACTTCCGTCCTCGCGGCGGAGGAGAACAACCCTCTGCTTCCGCACTCCTACGAGCTGGTCGTCGGGATCTTCTCGTTCCTCGTCGTCCTGATCGTCGTCGGTAAGATCCTCACGCCGCGCATCCAGCAGACGCTGGACGAGCGGTCGCGCACGATCCAGGAGGGTCTGGACGAGGCCGCGAAGGCCAAGGCCGATGCCGCTCGCATGCTCGAGGAGTACAAGGCGCGGGAGAAGAAGGCCGCCGTCGAGGCGTCCGATGCGCGTCGCAAGGCCGAGGAGCAGGCCGCCGCGATCGTCGCGGAGGCCAAGGAGCGGGCTCAGGTCGAGGCCGGCCGCATCGCCGAGGCCGCCAAGGCCGAGATCGAGGCGGAGCGCCAGCAGGCCCTCGCGGCACTGCGGGCCGAGATCGGCACGCTCTCGGTCGACCTGGCCGGACGCGTCGTGGGCGAGTCCCTCGAGGACAGCGCGCGGCAGAGCCGGGTGGTCGACCGGTTCCTCGAGGAGCTCGAGGACCGTGCTCGCACGCAGGAGCAGATCACATCATGA
- the atpE gene encoding ATP synthase F0 subunit C, translating into MTGVLAAVEGNVTAIGYGLAAIGPGIGVGIIFGQGVNAIARQPELTGVIRTNMMLGFVLTEALALIGLVAPFIFQGI; encoded by the coding sequence ATGACGGGAGTGCTCGCCGCCGTCGAAGGCAACGTCACCGCGATCGGGTACGGCCTCGCCGCCATCGGCCCCGGCATCGGTGTCGGCATCATCTTCGGCCAGGGCGTCAACGCGATCGCCCGCCAGCCTGAGCTGACCGGCGTCATCCGCACCAACATGATGCTGGGCTTCGTCCTCACCGAGGCGCTGGCCCTCATCGGCCTGGTCGCGCCGTTCATCTTCCAGGGCATCTGA
- the atpA gene encoding F0F1 ATP synthase subunit alpha, with protein sequence MAELTIRPDEIRNALERFVQSYEPEAAAREEVGTVVDSGDGIAHIEGLPSAMANELLEFEDGTRGLALNLDVREIGAVVLGDFSGIEEGQKVRRTGEVLSVPVGDGFLGRVVDSLGNPLDGKGAIETTERRALELQAPSVVQRQSVGEPLQTGIKAIDAMTPIGRGQRQLIIGDRQTGKTTVAVDTIINQKEAWESGDESKQVRCIYVAVGQKGSTIANVRRSLEEAGALEYTTIVAAPASDAAGFKYIAPYTGSAIGQHWMYQGKHVLIVFDDLSKQAEAYRAVSLLLRRPPGREAYPGDVFYLHSRLLERCAKLSDDLGAGSMTGLPIIETKGNDVSAYIPTNVISITDGQCFLETDLFNQGVRPAINVGISVSRVGGSAQIKAMRKVAGSLKLALSQFRDLEAFAAFASDLDAASRAQLDRGARLVELLKQPQGSPFPVEQEVVSVWAGTSGQLDDVPVADIRRFEREFLEHVKREEGGLLTSVRETGQISDDGLAALERTMTAFKKGFQTSEGELLAVEEDVEAIDDEAVGQETITRVKKG encoded by the coding sequence ATGGCGGAGCTGACGATCCGTCCGGACGAGATCCGGAACGCGCTGGAGCGCTTCGTCCAGTCGTACGAGCCTGAGGCCGCCGCGCGCGAAGAGGTCGGCACCGTCGTCGATTCGGGCGACGGCATCGCCCACATCGAGGGGCTGCCCTCCGCGATGGCGAACGAACTCCTGGAGTTCGAGGACGGTACCCGCGGCCTGGCTCTGAACCTGGACGTGCGCGAGATCGGCGCCGTCGTCCTGGGTGACTTCAGCGGCATCGAGGAGGGCCAGAAGGTCCGCCGGACGGGCGAGGTCCTCTCGGTTCCCGTCGGCGACGGCTTTCTCGGCCGTGTCGTCGACTCGCTGGGCAACCCGCTGGACGGCAAGGGCGCGATCGAGACGACCGAGCGTCGCGCACTGGAACTGCAGGCGCCCAGCGTCGTGCAGCGGCAGTCGGTGGGCGAGCCGCTGCAGACCGGCATCAAGGCGATCGACGCGATGACGCCGATCGGCCGCGGCCAGCGCCAGCTGATCATCGGTGACCGGCAGACGGGCAAGACGACCGTCGCCGTGGACACCATCATCAACCAGAAGGAAGCCTGGGAGTCGGGCGACGAGAGCAAGCAGGTCCGCTGCATCTACGTCGCGGTCGGCCAGAAGGGCTCCACGATCGCCAACGTGCGCCGCTCCCTGGAGGAGGCCGGCGCGCTGGAGTACACCACGATCGTGGCGGCCCCGGCGTCCGACGCGGCCGGCTTCAAGTACATCGCCCCCTACACCGGGTCGGCGATCGGCCAGCACTGGATGTACCAGGGCAAGCACGTCCTGATCGTCTTCGACGACCTGTCGAAGCAGGCCGAGGCGTACCGCGCGGTGTCGCTGCTGCTGCGCCGCCCGCCGGGCCGTGAGGCGTACCCGGGCGACGTCTTCTACCTGCACTCGCGTCTGCTGGAGCGCTGCGCGAAGCTGTCGGACGACCTGGGCGCCGGTTCGATGACGGGCCTGCCGATCATCGAGACCAAGGGCAACGACGTCTCGGCGTACATCCCGACGAACGTCATCTCGATCACCGACGGCCAGTGCTTCCTGGAGACGGACCTGTTCAACCAGGGCGTCCGGCCGGCCATCAACGTCGGTATCTCGGTGTCGCGAGTCGGCGGTTCCGCGCAGATCAAGGCGATGCGCAAGGTCGCCGGTTCGCTGAAGCTGGCGCTGTCGCAGTTCCGTGACCTGGAGGCGTTCGCCGCCTTCGCGTCCGACCTGGACGCCGCGTCCCGTGCTCAGCTGGACCGCGGTGCGCGCCTGGTCGAGCTGCTGAAGCAGCCGCAGGGCAGCCCGTTCCCGGTCGAGCAGGAGGTCGTTTCGGTGTGGGCGGGCACGTCCGGCCAGCTGGACGACGTCCCGGTCGCCGACATCCGCCGCTTCGAGCGCGAGTTCCTGGAGCACGTCAAGCGCGAGGAGGGCGGTCTGCTGACGTCCGTCCGCGAGACGGGGCAGATCTCCGACGACGGTCTCGCCGCTCTCGAGCGCACCATGACGGCCTTCAAGAAGGGCTTCCAGACCAGCGAGGGTGAGCTGCTGGCCGTGGAGGAGGACGTCGAGGCGATCGACGACGAGGCCGTCGGCCAGGAGACGATCACCCGCGTCAAGAAGGGCTGA
- a CDS encoding F0F1 ATP synthase subunit gamma, which produces MAQVRQLRQKIRSVKSTAKITRAQEMIATSRIVKAQQAVAASKPYADQITQALSALVSHHVGVDHPLLHEQPTDNRSAVLIVTSDSGFCGAYNVNVIREAEALIKRLREQGREPVPYVIGNKGITWYRFRDRQIQETWSGFTDRPDFASAERIGRRMTDDFLKTDAEGGVGEIHVVYTEFVSMLTQEVRVTRLMPLEIQESSTLEGKVPPAYDFEPSAQAALDLLLPNYVESRIFHMLLQSAASYQASKQRAMKSATDNANDLVEVYTRQMNQVRQAMITQEISEIVGGADALADSGGE; this is translated from the coding sequence ATGGCCCAGGTTCGCCAACTCCGGCAGAAGATCAGGTCGGTCAAGTCGACCGCCAAGATCACGCGTGCCCAGGAGATGATCGCCACCTCGCGGATCGTCAAGGCCCAGCAGGCGGTGGCGGCGTCCAAGCCGTACGCCGACCAGATCACGCAGGCCCTGTCCGCGCTGGTGAGCCACCACGTCGGTGTCGATCATCCGCTGTTGCACGAGCAGCCGACCGACAACCGCAGCGCGGTGCTGATCGTCACCAGCGACAGCGGCTTCTGCGGCGCGTACAACGTCAACGTCATCCGTGAAGCCGAGGCGCTGATCAAGCGGCTGCGGGAGCAGGGCCGCGAGCCCGTCCCGTACGTGATCGGCAACAAGGGCATCACCTGGTACCGGTTCCGCGACCGGCAGATCCAGGAGACCTGGTCGGGCTTCACCGACCGGCCCGACTTCGCCTCGGCGGAGCGGATCGGGCGGCGGATGACCGACGACTTCCTGAAGACGGACGCGGAGGGCGGTGTCGGTGAGATCCACGTGGTCTACACCGAGTTCGTCTCGATGCTGACGCAGGAGGTCCGCGTCACCCGCCTGATGCCCCTGGAGATCCAGGAGAGCAGCACGCTGGAGGGGAAGGTGCCGCCGGCGTACGACTTCGAGCCGTCGGCGCAGGCCGCGCTGGATCTGCTGCTGCCCAACTATGTCGAGAGCCGCATCTTCCACATGCTCCTGCAGTCGGCGGCGTCCTATCAGGCGTCGAAGCAGCGGGCGATGAAGTCGGCGACCGACAACGCGAACGATTTGGTCGAGGTCTACACGCGCCAGATGAACCAGGTGCGGCAGGCCATGATCACCCAGGAAATCAGCGAGATCGTCGGTGGCGCTGACGCGCTCGCCGATTCTGGCGGGGAGTAG
- a CDS encoding F0F1 ATP synthase subunit delta: MTITGAVSRASLAEAGERLEAGVASGDVDLARLGADLFSVLHLIDREHGLRRAVSDPSRDGADKAQLVRILLEGKVTPAALGLVADVVALRWSRPSELADAVEVLAVSAEAARAEAAGKIDDLEDELFRFSRLVEGEADLRAALTNRALPDDRKLGVLRELLDGKVTEATLALVTEAVLRPRGRSLEGGLAEYGKLVTRRRQRLVALVRTPVELSESQRTRLAAVLAAAYGHDVHLNIELDPSTIGGLSIQIGDEIIDGTIAGRLDDVRRRLGAG, encoded by the coding sequence ATGACCATCACGGGAGCGGTGAGCAGGGCGTCGCTGGCCGAGGCCGGGGAGCGGCTGGAGGCGGGCGTCGCCTCCGGTGACGTCGACCTGGCCCGGCTGGGCGCCGACCTGTTCTCGGTGCTGCACCTGATCGACCGCGAGCACGGACTGCGGCGGGCGGTGTCGGACCCCTCGCGGGACGGCGCCGACAAGGCGCAGCTCGTCCGGATCCTGCTGGAGGGCAAGGTCACGCCGGCCGCTCTCGGGCTGGTCGCCGACGTCGTCGCGCTGCGCTGGTCCCGCCCCTCGGAGCTGGCGGACGCGGTGGAGGTCCTCGCGGTCTCCGCCGAGGCCGCCCGCGCCGAGGCGGCCGGGAAGATCGACGACCTGGAGGACGAGCTCTTCCGGTTCTCCCGGCTCGTCGAGGGCGAGGCCGACCTGCGCGCCGCGCTGACGAACCGCGCCCTGCCGGACGACCGGAAGCTCGGCGTGCTCCGCGAGCTGCTGGACGGCAAGGTCACCGAGGCCACATTGGCCCTGGTCACCGAGGCCGTTCTGCGTCCGCGAGGACGTAGCCTGGAGGGTGGGCTCGCCGAGTACGGCAAGCTCGTCACCCGGCGCCGGCAACGGCTGGTGGCTCTGGTCCGCACGCCGGTGGAGCTTTCGGAGTCGCAGCGGACGCGGCTCGCGGCGGTGCTCGCCGCCGCATACGGGCACGACGTACACCTGAACATCGAGCTCGACCCCTCCACGATCGGCGGCCTGTCGATCCAGATCGGGGACGAGATCATCGACGGCACGATCGCCGGACGGCTGGACGACGTCCGCCGGCGGCTCGGCGCCGGCTGA